A portion of the Intestinibacillus sp. Marseille-P6563 genome contains these proteins:
- a CDS encoding DUF4230 domain-containing protein: MDENVREFPQAAQAPAQTQGEHRAAPRPQQPRKKKKTKRARVLQRRLIVLATVLVIFFVIFSMGSAWGKGRGTKLTNENVTTQLAALTTLSSTSYHYTNVERFENVEDFYGWDASDYSSGFTLSYSGVITAAIDPTKIQVEVKGKKVTVTLPEPAISSNEITQDSLSVYNSNQGEFVTIQVTDFAGFEKAQQPVAQAKATADGLLVEASDKAKTATQSLIESLAGGKDKYEISIK, from the coding sequence ATGGATGAAAACGTAAGAGAATTTCCGCAGGCCGCGCAGGCGCCGGCCCAAACGCAGGGGGAGCATCGGGCTGCCCCCCGTCCGCAGCAGCCCCGCAAAAAGAAAAAGACCAAGCGCGCCCGCGTCTTGCAGCGCCGGCTGATCGTGCTGGCCACGGTGCTTGTCATCTTTTTCGTGATTTTCTCGATGGGCTCGGCCTGGGGCAAGGGCCGCGGCACCAAACTGACCAACGAAAATGTCACCACCCAGCTGGCGGCGCTGACCACCCTGTCCAGCACCTCCTACCACTACACCAATGTGGAACGTTTTGAAAACGTGGAGGATTTTTATGGCTGGGATGCTTCCGATTATTCCTCGGGCTTTACGCTGTCCTATTCGGGTGTCATCACGGCAGCCATCGACCCGACCAAGATCCAGGTCGAAGTCAAGGGCAAGAAAGTCACGGTCACGCTGCCCGAACCCGCGATTTCTTCCAATGAGATCACCCAGGACAGCCTTTCGGTTTACAACAGCAACCAGGGTGAATTTGTCACCATTCAGGTGACCGACTTTGCCGGTTTTGAGAAGGCGCAGCAGCCGGTCGCACAGGCAAAAGCCACAGCCGATGGTCTGCTGGTCGAAGCCTCGGACAAGGCCAAAACAGCAACCCAGTCGCTCATTGAATCGCTGGCAGGCGGCAAAGACAAATACGAAATTTCCATCAAGTAA
- a CDS encoding GntR family transcriptional regulator codes for MKQKSSALRAKEAFLSLYQAGEFAPGSKIPSEVHMAERLGVSRETWRKTLDLLRSDGLLVSKHGSGTYLLEKPRRIANDLAQLQSMSKMIAAAGIQEKESEMVCRIDTAPPEVSRFFETPEEEKFFILQRIRHADFGIISASLGYLPQKYTKGLAEHLPPSLFAYLEETQGLRISRALTELFIPDKADPLRVLLQLPEGCDAFGFRQYHYDSRGNPLLYSLDYLRSDLFHFTILRNRP; via the coding sequence ATGAAACAGAAATCTTCCGCTTTGCGGGCCAAAGAGGCATTTTTGTCTTTATATCAAGCCGGGGAGTTTGCACCGGGCAGCAAGATCCCATCCGAAGTGCACATGGCCGAAAGGTTGGGCGTGAGCCGGGAAACCTGGCGCAAGACCCTGGACCTGCTGCGAAGCGACGGATTGCTGGTCTCCAAGCACGGATCGGGCACCTACCTTTTGGAAAAACCGCGCCGCATTGCCAACGATCTGGCGCAGCTGCAAAGCATGAGCAAGATGATCGCCGCGGCGGGCATTCAGGAAAAGGAGTCCGAAATGGTCTGCCGCATCGATACGGCGCCGCCCGAGGTCAGCCGGTTTTTTGAAACCCCGGAAGAAGAAAAGTTCTTTATCTTACAGCGCATCCGGCATGCGGATTTTGGCATCATTTCGGCCAGTCTGGGCTATTTGCCGCAGAAATACACCAAAGGTCTGGCCGAGCACCTGCCGCCGTCGTTGTTTGCCTACTTAGAGGAAACGCAAGGTCTGCGCATCAGCCGGGCATTGACCGAGCTGTTCATCCCGGACAAGGCCGACCCGCTGCGGGTACTGCTCCAGCTGCCCGAAGGGTGCGATGCGTTCGGGTTCCGGCAGTACCATTACGATTCGCGCGGCAACCCGCTGCTCTATTCGCTCGATTATCTGCGCAGCGATCTGTTCCACTTCACGATCCTGCGTAACCGGCCATAA
- a CDS encoding sodium:solute symporter family protein has translation MVSGQYAALFIVGFFVYIGLMILIAYLTSKKGTTQGEDYLMGGRNVGLLLLICTAAATAVGTGTSVGATANGFRDGWLGAVYPLANAIGLVTVAFCFSHVRKHKFRTLCEELQFYYDGSPYMRKFMSVVIFIVSIVWVGSAINGGANYLAYLIGMDMIPAKIITVLAFGVYVFVGGYMAVVWTDAIQAVLLFGGFVTIAILAIPAAGGFDTIRATYEAAGNPGAMTAFGVGSKGVLGVLAVALASYYGAMAGPTAHMRVYTAKSPQTARKAILIAAAVVGCFSILPAIVGMSGFTIASNTGAESVLANPDFTFAYMATTVFPPAIGLICLIAGLSAIMSSADSDAIAGVTTFLTDVYALIFKKPVEDKDIPKYSRIILVIMLVGAFGMTIFANDIMSYINNVIGSFTPGMAVALLVGRFWKRATWQGGVATMASGIAFGVVYLVYQPFNAWITEVFKGPALPVTIVTFIFCIVVSLLTPPSTHTEEERVALVLAERNQEKTASVR, from the coding sequence ATGGTATCCGGACAATACGCTGCATTGTTCATCGTGGGATTCTTTGTGTACATCGGCTTGATGATACTCATCGCCTATCTCACCAGTAAAAAAGGCACAACACAGGGGGAAGATTATTTGATGGGCGGCCGCAACGTCGGCCTGTTGCTCCTCATCTGCACCGCCGCCGCAACCGCGGTCGGCACCGGTACTTCGGTCGGCGCAACCGCCAACGGCTTCCGCGATGGCTGGCTGGGCGCGGTGTATCCGCTGGCCAACGCCATCGGCCTGGTGACCGTTGCCTTCTGCTTCTCGCACGTTCGTAAGCACAAGTTCCGCACCTTGTGTGAAGAGTTGCAATTCTATTATGACGGCAGCCCGTACATGCGCAAGTTCATGTCGGTCGTCATCTTCATCGTTTCCATCGTTTGGGTGGGCAGCGCCATCAACGGCGGCGCCAACTACCTGGCTTATCTGATCGGCATGGATATGATCCCGGCCAAGATCATCACCGTTCTGGCATTTGGTGTGTATGTATTCGTCGGCGGTTATATGGCCGTTGTTTGGACCGACGCCATTCAGGCGGTCCTGCTGTTCGGCGGCTTTGTGACCATCGCTATTCTGGCCATCCCGGCAGCGGGCGGCTTTGACACCATCCGCGCAACCTACGAAGCAGCCGGCAACCCGGGCGCGATGACCGCATTCGGCGTTGGTTCCAAGGGTGTACTCGGCGTTCTGGCCGTTGCTCTGGCTTCTTACTACGGCGCAATGGCCGGCCCGACCGCTCACATGCGCGTCTACACCGCCAAGAGCCCCCAAACTGCTCGCAAGGCCATTCTGATCGCGGCAGCAGTCGTTGGCTGCTTCTCCATCCTGCCGGCCATCGTCGGTATGTCGGGCTTCACCATTGCCAGCAATACGGGCGCGGAAAGCGTCCTGGCAAATCCGGACTTTACCTTTGCTTACATGGCAACCACGGTCTTCCCGCCGGCCATTGGTCTGATCTGCCTGATCGCGGGCCTGTCGGCCATCATGTCGTCGGCAGACTCGGACGCCATCGCGGGCGTTACCACCTTCCTGACCGACGTTTATGCGCTCATCTTCAAAAAGCCGGTCGAAGATAAGGACATCCCGAAGTATTCCCGTATCATCCTGGTCATCATGCTGGTTGGTGCGTTCGGCATGACCATCTTCGCAAACGACATCATGAGCTACATCAACAACGTCATCGGTTCGTTTACCCCCGGCATGGCGGTTGCACTGCTGGTCGGCCGCTTCTGGAAGCGCGCAACCTGGCAGGGCGGCGTGGCAACCATGGCCAGCGGCATTGCCTTCGGCGTCGTGTATCTGGTATACCAGCCGTTCAATGCCTGGATCACCGAGGTCTTTAAGGGCCCGGCACTCCCGGTAACCATCGTTACCTTTATCTTCTGCATCGTCGTCAGCCTGCTGACTCCTCCCTCCACCCATACCGAGGAAGAGCGCGTCGCACTGGTTCTGGCAGAACGCAATCAGGAAAAAACGGCTTCGGTCCGTTAA
- a CDS encoding ComEC/Rec2 family competence protein: protein MQLYFLHVGYGEAMVLLDDGHCLVIDGGPGRGDEAYTHPGTIHLADFLAQQGVSHIDVMLCTHLHNDHLSGLVDVAERFSIGEFWVNCWPQESAARAIEAALPECPDDLSLRLFTTGLQHLERLRPLLSGAHIRERAATADFEELWPGCRIRLFGMEEAQIAQRRAQFEAFCRMEDPAAQRDAMRAFDKVENTCSLACSLEVDGWTAMLTGDLCSGWDERCAAPHFPKGQLLKLTHHGQRDGMPQSLVDASDPEVFLMCADTARTFRSACDEVQARAAAYLTERGRPVQVYTTGLLAESFGLQDGQPPCALCCQPGQPTRCTPYYAKEAASHGSV, encoded by the coding sequence ATGCAACTTTACTTTTTACATGTCGGCTATGGGGAAGCCATGGTCCTGCTGGATGACGGCCATTGCCTGGTCATCGACGGCGGTCCGGGCCGCGGGGATGAAGCCTATACCCATCCCGGCACCATCCATCTGGCCGATTTTCTGGCGCAGCAGGGTGTATCTCACATCGATGTGATGCTCTGCACCCATCTGCATAATGATCATTTAAGCGGTCTGGTCGATGTGGCCGAGCGCTTTTCCATCGGGGAATTCTGGGTCAACTGCTGGCCGCAAGAAAGCGCCGCGCGCGCCATCGAGGCTGCGCTGCCCGAATGCCCGGATGATTTGAGCCTGCGCCTGTTCACCACCGGTTTGCAGCACCTTGAGCGTCTGCGTCCGCTTTTATCGGGCGCGCACATCCGGGAACGGGCTGCGACCGCCGATTTTGAAGAGCTGTGGCCGGGCTGCCGCATTCGCCTATTTGGCATGGAGGAAGCGCAGATCGCCCAGCGCCGCGCGCAATTCGAAGCCTTCTGCCGCATGGAGGACCCGGCGGCTCAGCGCGATGCCATGCGCGCCTTTGACAAGGTGGAAAACACGTGCAGTCTGGCGTGCAGCCTGGAAGTGGACGGCTGGACGGCCATGCTGACCGGCGACCTGTGCAGCGGCTGGGACGAGCGGTGCGCCGCGCCCCATTTCCCCAAGGGACAGCTGCTCAAGCTGACCCACCACGGCCAGCGCGACGGCATGCCGCAAAGCCTGGTCGATGCTTCCGACCCCGAGGTCTTTCTCATGTGCGCGGATACCGCACGCACCTTCCGCAGCGCCTGCGACGAGGTACAGGCGCGGGCAGCCGCCTATCTCACCGAACGCGGGCGGCCGGTGCAGGTGTACACGACCGGCCTTTTGGCCGAATCCTTTGGCCTGCAAGACGGCCAGCCGCCCTGCGCGCTGTGCTGCCAGCCTGGGCAGCCGACGCGCTGCACCCCGTATTATGCAAAGGAGGCTGCTTCCCATGGTTCTGTTTGA
- a CDS encoding CehA/McbA family metallohydrolase: MKWYPVELHTHTEHSDGDFTVAGLVHAAKDRGFTAVALTDHNTASGLAEFAPALAREGLTGVAGIEWTTYFGHMLVLGEQGYTDWRGVRPGQIDEAIAAIHENHGVVGIAHPFALSNPINTGYHWEFQVSDWTAVDFLEVWSRDDAPCKIQSLRAFALWEQLLNRGCRITATSGRDWHREDHFAYAHTYVGLNEPLLQDAILQAVRDGHICLAAGPLLTMRGTDAAGQPWDIGDEVSPGLLSIDLSVDADTLPHDWDRAQIHPEKLRLVHNGQIVWEGPMQPQQTVSLDLSDGWLRADLIGTYYGRTGQHLAFTNPLFIHPRR; this comes from the coding sequence ATGAAATGGTATCCGGTTGAACTGCACACCCACACCGAACACAGCGACGGCGACTTTACTGTTGCCGGTCTGGTGCATGCGGCCAAGGACCGCGGCTTTACCGCCGTGGCGCTGACCGACCACAATACGGCTTCCGGTCTGGCGGAATTTGCCCCCGCGCTCGCGCGGGAGGGGCTGACCGGCGTGGCCGGCATCGAATGGACCACCTACTTCGGGCATATGCTGGTCTTAGGCGAACAGGGCTATACCGATTGGCGCGGCGTGCGTCCGGGCCAGATCGATGAAGCGATTGCCGCCATCCACGAGAACCATGGCGTAGTCGGCATTGCTCATCCCTTTGCCCTGTCCAACCCGATCAACACCGGGTATCATTGGGAGTTCCAGGTGTCCGACTGGACGGCCGTGGACTTTCTCGAAGTCTGGTCGCGCGATGACGCGCCGTGCAAAATCCAGAGCCTGCGCGCCTTTGCCCTCTGGGAACAGCTTCTAAACCGCGGCTGCCGCATCACGGCCACCAGCGGCCGCGACTGGCACCGCGAGGACCATTTTGCCTATGCTCACACCTATGTCGGCTTAAACGAGCCGCTGTTGCAAGACGCCATCCTGCAAGCCGTGCGCGACGGACATATCTGCCTGGCTGCCGGGCCGCTGCTGACCATGCGCGGCACCGATGCTGCGGGCCAGCCCTGGGACATCGGAGATGAAGTTTCTCCGGGCTTGCTGTCCATCGACCTATCGGTAGATGCCGACACGCTGCCGCACGACTGGGACCGCGCTCAAATCCATCCCGAAAAGCTCCGGCTGGTGCACAACGGCCAAATCGTTTGGGAAGGACCGATGCAGCCGCAGCAGACGGTATCGCTCGACCTATCCGACGGCTGGCTGCGTGCTGACCTGATCGGCACCTATTATGGCCGGACCGGACAGCATCTGGCGTTTACCAATCCCCTGTTTATCCATCCAAGGAGGTAA
- a CDS encoding MgtC/SapB family protein — MEHVTLMFEVAVRLLLAMCIGGGIGWERARAHHPAGIRTHMLVTIGAAVVMLLGSQTVGEFAGTANSDPARLGAQVISGIGFLGAGTIMKEGRSVRGLTTAATLWVAACLGLAVGAGQYVVSFGGFLVAMLALRVFKFPRFEVSFLCSQQENCFQSICQTLELEQANISNFSSRDVDEDHIRIRFELYLGWRSRTRNTADILARLSSIPYISRIEVTSV; from the coding sequence ATGGAGCATGTAACCCTGATGTTTGAGGTGGCTGTCCGGCTGCTTCTTGCCATGTGCATCGGCGGCGGCATCGGCTGGGAACGTGCCCGGGCTCATCATCCAGCCGGTATCCGCACCCACATGCTGGTGACCATCGGCGCGGCTGTTGTTATGCTTTTAGGCAGTCAGACGGTCGGAGAATTTGCCGGAACGGCCAATTCCGACCCGGCTCGTCTGGGTGCACAGGTCATTTCCGGTATCGGCTTTTTAGGCGCTGGTACCATTATGAAAGAAGGCCGCTCGGTGCGCGGCCTGACCACGGCCGCGACGCTGTGGGTGGCCGCCTGTCTGGGGCTGGCAGTCGGCGCCGGACAATATGTAGTATCCTTTGGCGGATTTTTGGTTGCCATGCTGGCACTACGGGTATTTAAATTCCCGCGGTTTGAAGTGTCCTTTCTTTGCAGCCAGCAGGAAAACTGCTTCCAGAGCATTTGCCAGACACTCGAACTGGAACAGGCCAACATCAGCAATTTTTCCAGCCGCGATGTCGATGAAGACCACATCCGCATCCGGTTTGAACTGTATTTGGGCTGGCGCAGCCGCACCCGCAACACCGCGGATATTTTAGCGCGCCTGTCCTCCATCCCCTACATTTCCCGCATCGAGGTCACTTCGGTATAA
- a CDS encoding polysaccharide deacetylase family protein produces MAYYRRRRGGYGGYRRRRSPKVILKIIGVLLIVAVCAVAAIQTKRLWDADATIAKLQGDTTGAQNASAQTDGQKTGSKALKYQTLYPEMKADSTGTFEEGNAKAVYLTFDDGPSSNTEEILDALAEHDQKATFFVVGKNIEGREETLQRIVDEGHTLGIHGYSHDYDEIYSSVDAFLEDFHEAYQAVYDACGVYPTVFRFPGGSINAYNRDVYQPIIAEMIRRGFVYYDWDVSGGDATGEDLSAEEICENVVQGVSETEHPVVLLHDAADKDATAEAVSEIVEQLLDIGYYCDKLTPNIQPVTFSYDE; encoded by the coding sequence TTGGCATATTATCGCAGGCGGCGCGGGGGCTATGGTGGCTACCGGCGGCGCAGGAGCCCGAAAGTCATTTTGAAGATCATAGGGGTGCTGCTCATCGTGGCCGTTTGTGCTGTGGCAGCCATCCAGACCAAGCGGTTGTGGGATGCCGATGCAACCATCGCAAAATTGCAGGGAGATACCACCGGTGCACAGAATGCGTCCGCACAGACCGACGGCCAAAAGACCGGCAGCAAAGCGCTCAAATACCAGACACTTTACCCGGAGATGAAAGCCGACAGCACCGGAACTTTTGAGGAAGGCAATGCCAAGGCAGTTTACCTGACCTTTGACGACGGCCCCTCGTCCAACACCGAGGAGATTTTAGACGCGCTGGCCGAACATGACCAGAAAGCCACCTTCTTTGTGGTCGGCAAAAACATCGAAGGCCGGGAAGAAACCCTTCAGCGCATTGTGGACGAAGGCCATACCCTGGGCATCCATGGATATTCGCATGATTACGACGAGATTTACAGCTCGGTCGACGCCTTTTTGGAGGACTTCCACGAGGCATACCAGGCTGTCTATGACGCCTGCGGCGTGTATCCGACTGTGTTCCGTTTCCCGGGCGGGTCGATCAATGCGTACAACCGGGACGTCTACCAGCCGATTATTGCAGAAATGATCCGCCGCGGATTTGTTTACTACGATTGGGACGTATCCGGCGGTGATGCCACCGGAGAAGACCTTTCGGCAGAGGAAATCTGCGAGAATGTCGTTCAAGGCGTATCGGAAACCGAGCATCCGGTCGTGCTGCTGCACGACGCAGCCGATAAGGACGCCACCGCCGAAGCGGTGAGCGAGATCGTCGAGCAGCTGCTGGACATTGGATATTACTGCGACAAGCTGACCCCGAATATTCAGCCCGTCACCTTTAGTTATGACGAATAA
- a CDS encoding DUF6449 domain-containing protein has product MTSNRSFFNVGLLRQTLRRNLWATVLSFVGFFFCLPLPMAIIVQNMSRDENSKAWEAILESTSSEAAGILLGTNPLVKMGMCIMAVLCGVALFNYLHTRKQVDFYHALPIKRDALFVNNYLAGILAVLPAYLIMYVLALVLAGAVGVAGYLTPGRVVQALLLNVLFFLLIYTVSVLATILTGNTVLAVLLDGWMLFSIPLVALLVQTLCESYLQTWGTSATLNWIMKYTSPVVLYFITENYASFLSWTASRIPYHALWGVAALWTVLTVLAFFLFRHRKSERAGTAIAFEGFKPPLKWYMVLVIALMFGIIFWSIGGAFWIWFGLLAGTVLGHIVIEMIYHFDLRSAFAHWKTMIVLAVAAVAIVVGIQRDVMGYDKWIPNEDKIEAVGFDFNLYYSEDQENTRVYNNGDFGISQPVLTDPAIIHAVRNIASECVAGLDTAPHNGYVEVIYLMKNGQTARRSYTNAGVSKEAWEQLHAIRFTEDYIRHSNSIFEVNPEAEIDTLELSIRTNADLSETMAALITDRESAMEIVQTLQEEALTLTQDIAESTIPVLRMDVDYITVDDRGLTYNNLEYIPIYPTYTKTLALLKEYGVEPKALSVEDLRQITVSWYETSDDIMQAEGEVIEYGTMTASASQVVDNGSVTVTDPAQMQALLQNAVLEPVAASCDVSLGLEYDDVYTVQAVFNNYATCTLYYRTGTFPKQVCEMVRNS; this is encoded by the coding sequence ATGACATCAAATCGCTCCTTCTTTAATGTCGGCTTGCTGCGCCAGACCCTGCGCCGCAATCTGTGGGCGACCGTCCTGTCGTTTGTCGGCTTTTTCTTCTGCCTGCCGCTTCCGATGGCGATAATTGTGCAAAATATGTCCCGGGATGAAAACAGCAAGGCGTGGGAGGCTATTTTGGAAAGTACCTCCAGTGAAGCAGCTGGAATCCTGCTGGGTACCAACCCCCTGGTCAAGATGGGCATGTGCATCATGGCGGTGCTGTGTGGCGTAGCACTGTTTAACTATCTGCACACCCGCAAGCAGGTCGATTTTTACCATGCGCTTCCGATCAAGCGGGACGCCCTGTTTGTCAACAACTATCTGGCTGGCATTTTGGCGGTGCTGCCCGCGTATCTGATCATGTATGTGCTGGCGCTGGTTCTGGCCGGCGCGGTTGGCGTGGCCGGTTATCTGACTCCGGGGCGTGTTGTACAGGCGCTGCTCCTGAATGTGCTGTTCTTCCTGCTGATTTACACCGTTTCGGTGCTGGCGACCATTTTGACCGGCAATACCGTCCTGGCGGTGCTGCTCGACGGCTGGATGCTGTTTTCCATCCCGCTGGTGGCGCTGCTCGTGCAGACGTTGTGCGAAAGCTATTTGCAGACCTGGGGCACGAGCGCAACGCTCAACTGGATCATGAAATACACGTCCCCAGTGGTGCTGTATTTCATCACGGAAAACTATGCGAGCTTCCTGAGCTGGACGGCAAGCCGGATTCCATACCATGCGCTGTGGGGCGTAGCGGCGTTGTGGACTGTGCTGACCGTACTGGCGTTCTTCCTGTTCCGGCATCGCAAGAGCGAGCGGGCCGGTACGGCCATTGCCTTTGAGGGTTTCAAACCGCCGCTCAAGTGGTATATGGTGCTGGTCATTGCGCTGATGTTCGGCATCATCTTCTGGAGCATTGGCGGCGCGTTCTGGATTTGGTTCGGCTTGCTGGCGGGCACCGTGCTGGGACACATCGTCATCGAAATGATTTATCACTTTGACCTCCGGTCGGCGTTCGCCCACTGGAAGACCATGATTGTACTGGCTGTGGCGGCGGTCGCGATCGTGGTTGGCATCCAGCGGGATGTGATGGGATATGACAAGTGGATTCCGAACGAAGATAAGATTGAGGCAGTCGGGTTCGATTTTAATCTGTATTACAGCGAGGACCAGGAGAATACACGTGTTTATAACAACGGCGATTTTGGTATCTCGCAGCCGGTACTGACCGACCCGGCGATCATCCACGCGGTGCGGAATATCGCATCGGAATGCGTTGCCGGTCTGGATACGGCGCCGCACAATGGATATGTGGAAGTGATCTATTTGATGAAAAACGGGCAGACCGCACGGCGCAGTTACACCAATGCCGGTGTAAGCAAGGAAGCTTGGGAACAGCTCCATGCGATCCGTTTTACCGAGGACTATATCCGTCACTCCAACAGCATCTTTGAGGTGAACCCCGAGGCGGAGATCGACACATTGGAGCTGAGTATTCGCACCAATGCCGATTTGTCGGAAACGATGGCGGCGCTCATTACCGATCGGGAATCGGCGATGGAGATCGTGCAGACGCTCCAGGAAGAAGCGCTGACCCTGACACAGGACATCGCAGAAAGCACCATCCCCGTGCTGCGTATGGATGTGGATTACATAACGGTGGATGACCGTGGGCTTACCTACAACAACTTGGAGTATATCCCCATTTATCCGACCTACACCAAGACCCTGGCTCTGCTGAAAGAGTACGGTGTCGAACCCAAGGCGCTGAGCGTCGAAGACCTGAGACAGATCACGGTATCCTGGTATGAAACATCGGACGATATCATGCAAGCCGAAGGCGAAGTGATAGAATACGGTACAATGACAGCTTCCGCATCGCAGGTCGTAGACAACGGCTCGGTGACGGTCACCGACCCGGCCCAGATGCAGGCGCTGCTGCAAAATGCCGTGCTGGAGCCGGTGGCGGCATCGTGCGATGTTTCGCTGGGGCTGGAATACGATGATGTCTATACGGTGCAAGCGGTCTTCAACAATTATGCTACCTGCACCTTGTACTACCGGACGGGTACATTCCCAAAGCAGGTATGCGAAATGGTGCGAAACAGCTAA
- a CDS encoding ABC transporter ATP-binding protein, giving the protein MIRAIDATKRFEKICAVDHVNAEIQTGSVFGLIGSNGAGKSTFLRMLAGILKPDEGRTTIDDADIFENVDLKQRCFYISDEQYFFSGITPEEMKQYYKTLYPAFDEDRYKRLMKAFDLDERRKVRTFSKGMKKQVSVILGVCAGTDYLFCDETFDGLDPVVRQAVKSLFAEDVAERGMTPVIASHNLRELEDICDHIGLLHRGGILFSRDLDEMKLGLHKLQVIWQGEAPQAALEGMEILHQDRRGSLYTITARGSREDIQNRIAATQPVFFELLPLSLEEIFISETEVVGYDIKSLLL; this is encoded by the coding sequence ATGATCCGTGCCATCGATGCGACCAAGCGGTTCGAGAAGATCTGTGCGGTCGATCATGTCAATGCAGAGATTCAGACCGGTTCGGTATTTGGTCTGATCGGCTCCAATGGCGCGGGCAAATCGACGTTCCTGCGTATGTTGGCCGGCATCTTAAAGCCGGACGAAGGCCGCACGACCATTGATGACGCCGATATTTTTGAGAATGTGGACCTCAAGCAGCGCTGCTTTTACATTTCCGATGAGCAGTATTTCTTTTCGGGCATCACCCCGGAGGAGATGAAGCAGTATTATAAGACCTTGTATCCGGCCTTTGACGAGGACCGGTACAAACGCCTGATGAAAGCCTTTGACCTGGATGAGCGGCGCAAAGTGCGCACCTTCTCCAAGGGCATGAAAAAGCAGGTATCGGTTATCCTGGGCGTGTGCGCGGGCACCGATTACCTGTTCTGTGACGAAACATTCGACGGTCTGGACCCGGTGGTCCGGCAGGCGGTCAAGAGCCTGTTTGCTGAGGATGTGGCCGAGCGCGGCATGACGCCCGTCATCGCCAGCCACAACCTGCGCGAACTGGAGGACATCTGTGACCACATCGGTCTGCTGCACCGGGGCGGTATTCTGTTCTCCCGCGACCTGGACGAAATGAAGCTGGGACTGCACAAGCTGCAAGTCATCTGGCAGGGCGAAGCGCCCCAGGCGGCGCTCGAAGGGATGGAAATCCTGCATCAGGACCGCCGCGGCTCGCTGTATACGATCACGGCGCGCGGCAGCCGGGAGGACATCCAAAACCGTATCGCGGCCACGCAGCCGGTGTTCTTTGAACTGCTGCCCTTGTCGCTTGAGGAGATCTTTATCAGTGAAACGGAGGTGGTCGGTTATGACATCAAATCGCTCCTTCTTTAA
- a CDS encoding GntR family transcriptional regulator: MLRIDFRDARPIYEQVVDGVEEMAMHGVLQPDEQLPSVRQLAVELSINPNTIQRAYNELENRGVVYSVKGRGNFIASDCAALRERRLEEIAKQIADLARSARELGVDDATLQAWLSGKEEEK; encoded by the coding sequence ATGCTCCGTATCGATTTTCGGGATGCACGGCCGATCTACGAGCAGGTCGTGGACGGGGTAGAAGAAATGGCGATGCATGGCGTTTTGCAGCCAGATGAACAATTACCCAGCGTGCGGCAGTTGGCGGTGGAACTGTCCATCAATCCGAACACGATCCAGCGCGCGTACAATGAACTGGAGAACCGAGGGGTGGTCTATTCCGTGAAAGGACGAGGAAACTTTATTGCCAGCGACTGCGCGGCGCTGCGCGAGCGCCGGCTGGAGGAGATTGCAAAGCAAATCGCTGACCTGGCGCGCAGCGCGCGGGAGCTCGGCGTGGATGACGCAACACTGCAAGCATGGCTGAGTGGGAAGGAGGAAGAAAAATGA
- a CDS encoding uracil-DNA glycosylase, with translation MVHIGNDWDDVLADDFQSDAYKRIRYWLKKEYAEQTIYPPMEDIFNALRYTPYHSVKAVLLGQDPYHGPGQAHGLCFSVQEGVEPPPSLKNIFKELESDLGYPPPQNGTLTKWAKQGVLMLNTTLTVRRGQANSHKNIGWTGFTDGIIRKLNDRETPIVFLLWGGNARSKKPLITNPQHLVLETVHPSPLSAFGGFFGCRHFSKCNEFLQAHGETPIDWNLNTP, from the coding sequence ATGGTACACATCGGCAACGACTGGGACGACGTCCTTGCAGACGACTTCCAAAGCGACGCATACAAGCGCATCCGCTACTGGCTGAAAAAAGAATACGCCGAGCAGACGATCTACCCGCCCATGGAGGACATCTTCAACGCCCTGCGCTATACGCCCTATCACAGCGTCAAGGCCGTCCTTCTCGGGCAGGACCCCTATCACGGTCCGGGGCAGGCGCACGGCCTTTGTTTTTCGGTGCAGGAGGGCGTGGAGCCGCCGCCGTCGCTGAAAAATATCTTTAAGGAGCTGGAAAGCGACCTGGGCTATCCGCCCCCGCAAAACGGCACGCTGACCAAGTGGGCCAAGCAGGGCGTTTTAATGCTCAACACCACCCTGACCGTCCGCCGTGGTCAGGCCAACAGCCACAAGAACATCGGCTGGACCGGCTTCACCGACGGCATCATCCGCAAATTAAACGACCGGGAAACCCCCATCGTCTTTCTGCTGTGGGGCGGCAACGCGCGGTCGAAAAAGCCGCTCATCACAAACCCGCAGCACCTAGTGCTCGAAACCGTGCACCCCTCGCCGCTGTCGGCCTTTGGCGGCTTCTTTGGCTGCCGCCATTTCTCCAAATGCAATGAATTTTTGCAGGCGCACGGCGAAACCCCGATCGACTGGAACTTAAATACGCCTTAA